Proteins from one Pontibacter korlensis genomic window:
- a CDS encoding TetR/AcrR family transcriptional regulator has protein sequence MLKTKKDAILEAALLLFADKGYEATPTTLIAKAAGVSEGLIFKHYVSKGNLLESVVKAGYRRITDKNKSLFEEKDPARFICKVLDMPLKLVEEERSFWRMQFRLADEEIAQRHHLRYSHSVTQRLVEAFRRLSYKEPELETEVLMLLVEGLWRAYLTNEDRSRFVKMLDLIKENYVGKLIA, from the coding sequence ATGCTAAAGACGAAAAAAGACGCGATTTTAGAGGCAGCCTTACTTCTTTTCGCAGACAAAGGTTATGAAGCTACCCCAACCACTCTGATCGCCAAGGCGGCTGGCGTGTCGGAAGGACTGATATTCAAGCACTACGTCAGTAAGGGAAACCTGCTGGAGTCCGTTGTGAAGGCGGGGTATAGACGCATCACAGACAAGAACAAAAGCCTATTTGAGGAAAAAGACCCTGCAAGATTCATATGCAAGGTGCTGGACATGCCCCTGAAGCTGGTGGAGGAAGAGCGAAGCTTCTGGCGGATGCAGTTCCGGCTGGCAGACGAGGAGATTGCGCAGAGGCATCACCTCCGTTACTCCCACTCTGTCACACAGAGGCTGGTGGAGGCGTTTCGTCGACTTAGCTACAAAGAGCCGGAGCTGGAAACAGAGGTACTGATGCTGTTGGTGGAGGGCCTATGGAGAGCGTACCTGACCAATGAGGACAGGAGCCGCTTTGTAAAGATGTTGGACCTGATCAAGGAAAACTACGTCGGCAAACTGATAGCCTAG
- a CDS encoding hotdog domain-containing protein: MVRPIDTSLDRSLPFRSDPELRRRYMAANEPIIGNLRWGLVLEVLDKMAEDVALAYVRRSSSEAKVVTAAIDDIVLHTPADITQDLHLHARINYVGRSSMEVGIRIDQDTPAKQPLASSYFTMVARSGEGSAVQRLPLKPLECVDAQEKLRHAAAIQRREAYRSRIDGAGEPPSPLEYQLLAELHAAQEHPAFDGLLAGNLVRSSLERMYPEQENVPQKIFGGYLVRRAFELALMHAEEVAPHRPVIVRINRINFLQPVRIGDKLHFTSRIVYSGRTSLCVEVNIERTSLDKVTKALSNTCVFTFVNVNSMMQPQPVPKVYPTTYAEDARYLEAYRRRLQTVEPAEVGAVRS; encoded by the coding sequence ATGGTAAGACCAATCGACACCTCTCTTGACAGATCCCTGCCTTTCCGTTCTGACCCGGAACTCAGGCGGCGGTATATGGCTGCCAACGAGCCAATCATAGGAAACCTGCGGTGGGGGTTGGTGCTGGAGGTGCTTGACAAAATGGCCGAGGATGTGGCCTTAGCCTACGTTCGCAGGTCCAGCTCCGAGGCAAAGGTCGTCACGGCTGCCATCGATGACATTGTCCTGCACACCCCTGCCGATATCACGCAGGACCTGCACCTTCATGCCCGAATCAACTACGTGGGGCGCAGCTCTATGGAAGTTGGCATACGCATCGACCAGGATACCCCTGCAAAACAGCCCCTGGCTTCCTCATATTTTACGATGGTAGCCAGGTCAGGGGAAGGCAGCGCTGTGCAGCGCCTGCCACTGAAGCCGCTCGAATGCGTGGACGCCCAGGAAAAGCTCAGGCATGCCGCTGCCATCCAGCGGAGAGAGGCTTACCGGAGCCGGATAGACGGGGCGGGGGAGCCTCCTTCCCCGCTGGAATACCAGTTGCTGGCTGAGCTGCACGCGGCCCAGGAACACCCCGCCTTCGATGGCTTACTGGCTGGCAACCTGGTGCGCAGCAGCCTGGAGCGCATGTACCCCGAGCAGGAAAACGTGCCCCAGAAAATATTTGGGGGTTACTTGGTTCGGCGCGCCTTTGAACTGGCGCTGATGCATGCTGAGGAGGTCGCCCCGCACCGCCCCGTCATCGTGCGCATCAACCGCATTAACTTTCTCCAGCCCGTGCGCATCGGGGACAAGCTCCACTTCACCAGCCGCATCGTCTACTCTGGGCGTACCTCTCTCTGTGTCGAGGTGAACATTGAGCGCACCAGCCTGGACAAAGTCACCAAGGCTCTTTCCAACACTTGTGTATTCACCTTTGTCAACGTGAACAGTATGATGCAGCCTCAACCAGTTCCCAAGGTGTACCCGACCACCTATGCTGAAGACGCGCGCTACCTGGAAGCTTACCGTCGACGGCTACAAACTGTTGAGCCTGCTGAAGTGGGTGCTGTCCGGAGCTAG
- a CDS encoding glycoside hydrolase N-terminal domain-containing protein encodes MELSIGNGCIGAMVLGIPAQEQLQLNEETV; translated from the coding sequence GTGGAGCTATCTATAGGTAATGGGTGTATCGGGGCTATGGTGCTTGGGATTCCGGCCCAAGAGCAACTGCAGCTGAATGAGGAGACTGTCTAG
- a CDS encoding glycoside hydrolase N-terminal domain-containing protein → MDIEQAIISVINKVGWVIYKREMFLSIPDDVIMNRPTDKPKSITCALRMSSSHQKYEETAMQNQMVLSVWYKAFFRLAAFRFGD, encoded by the coding sequence TTGGATATTGAGCAGGCCATCATCTCTGTCATCAACAAGGTGGGTTGGGTAATCTACAAGCGGGAGATGTTCTTGTCAATCCCTGATGATGTCATCATGAATAGGCCAACTGATAAACCTAAGAGCATCACCTGTGCATTACGTATGAGTAGTTCGCACCAAAAGTATGAGGAAACGGCAATGCAAAACCAGATGGTTCTTAGTGTGTGGTATAAGGCATTTTTCCGCTTAGCAGCCTTTCGCTTTGGGGATTAA
- the pdhA gene encoding pyruvate dehydrogenase (acetyl-transferring) E1 component subunit alpha, translating into MANTKEKKHKKEGSATKFSKETYLRWYEMMQLMRRFEEKTGQLYGQQKIKGFCHLYIGQEACAAGAITALSKDDKWITAYRCHAHPLGLGTSPGAVMAEMFAKATGCSKGKGGSMHIFDKSVNFAGGHGIVGAQIPMGAGLAFAEKYNKTKNLCICYMGDGAVRQGALHETFNMAMTWKLPVIFVIENNGYAMGTSVQRTSNVTDLYTLGEAYDMPSEPVNGMSVEDVHEAVARAAERARAGEGPTLLEFRTYRYKGHSMSDPAKYRTKEELATYRDQDPIGMVRYTLLENKYATEADLDAIDAKIKGQVAEAVEFAENSPYPAPEELYEDVYVQEDYPYVQD; encoded by the coding sequence ATGGCAAATACAAAGGAAAAAAAACATAAAAAGGAAGGTTCAGCGACAAAGTTCTCAAAGGAGACTTACCTGCGCTGGTATGAGATGATGCAGTTAATGCGTAGGTTCGAAGAGAAGACCGGGCAGTTGTACGGACAGCAAAAAATAAAGGGTTTTTGCCATTTGTATATTGGCCAGGAGGCTTGTGCAGCAGGTGCTATCACTGCTTTGAGCAAAGATGACAAATGGATAACTGCTTATCGTTGCCACGCACATCCACTTGGGTTAGGTACTTCGCCCGGGGCGGTTATGGCTGAGATGTTCGCCAAAGCTACCGGATGCTCTAAAGGTAAGGGTGGTTCCATGCACATCTTCGATAAAAGTGTAAACTTTGCTGGTGGTCATGGTATTGTGGGTGCACAGATTCCAATGGGCGCAGGTTTAGCATTTGCCGAGAAATACAACAAAACCAAAAATCTATGCATTTGCTACATGGGTGATGGTGCCGTACGCCAGGGTGCCTTGCACGAAACGTTTAATATGGCCATGACCTGGAAGCTGCCGGTGATCTTCGTGATCGAGAACAACGGCTATGCTATGGGTACCTCTGTGCAGCGTACGTCTAACGTAACGGATCTTTATACCTTAGGTGAGGCGTATGACATGCCATCTGAGCCTGTAAATGGCATGAGCGTGGAGGATGTGCATGAGGCGGTAGCAAGAGCTGCTGAGCGTGCGCGTGCCGGCGAAGGGCCAACCCTGCTGGAGTTCAGAACTTACCGCTACAAAGGCCACTCCATGTCCGACCCTGCCAAGTACAGAACAAAAGAGGAGTTAGCAACCTATCGGGATCAAGACCCGATTGGAATGGTACGTTACACCCTTTTGGAGAATAAATATGCAACGGAAGCTGACTTAGATGCTATCGATGCAAAGATCAAAGGTCAGGTAGCCGAGGCGGTTGAATTTGCTGAGAATTCCCCTTATCCGGCTCCTGAAGAGCTTTATGAAGACGTTTATGTGCAGGAAGACTATCCGTATGTGCAAGATTGA
- a CDS encoding SDR family NAD(P)-dependent oxidoreductase encodes MTNEVQKALITGASNGIGRFLTEKLLNEGIHVIAVTRSGEIENYSHPNLTVVQGDISDEASINKAIEQIGQTSNQIDYLINNAGVGPDLGDDVPTADHLKTSFSVNTTGTVLFTEGVLNYLKDGAHVVFLSTAMALLRNAGPNGTAYRMSKAAINMYAVILAQRLAVRGIRVTPLHPGWVQTRMGGENAPVTVEQSVTGIYQALTENTESGKFWNIEVEGLEEY; translated from the coding sequence ATGACAAATGAAGTTCAAAAAGCACTTATTACCGGCGCAAGCAACGGCATCGGACGATTCCTTACTGAAAAGCTGCTTAACGAAGGCATCCATGTTATCGCCGTAACTCGCTCCGGGGAAATTGAAAATTACAGCCATCCTAATCTTACAGTTGTACAGGGAGACATTAGTGATGAGGCAAGCATCAACAAGGCTATCGAGCAAATTGGCCAAACATCCAACCAAATAGATTATTTAATAAACAATGCAGGTGTAGGTCCCGATCTGGGGGACGATGTACCAACAGCAGACCATCTTAAGACATCATTTTCTGTTAATACGACTGGCACCGTGTTATTTACCGAAGGTGTGCTGAACTACCTTAAAGATGGCGCTCATGTTGTGTTTCTTTCTACCGCTATGGCACTTCTCCGCAATGCGGGCCCTAACGGCACGGCATACAGAATGTCCAAAGCTGCCATTAACATGTATGCAGTTATACTTGCTCAAAGATTAGCGGTAAGAGGTATCAGGGTAACCCCGCTGCACCCGGGATGGGTACAGACCAGAATGGGTGGCGAGAATGCTCCGGTTACAGTTGAACAGTCTGTCACTGGTATTTATCAGGCTCTTACCGAAAACACTGAAAGCGGGAAGTTCTGGAATATCGAAGTGGAAGGTTTAGAAGAGTATTGA
- the panB gene encoding 3-methyl-2-oxobutanoate hydroxymethyltransferase, whose translation MSASTESDKRKVTVQTFQKMKERGEKISMLTAYDYTMASILDQAGLDAILVGDSASNVMAGNKTTLPLTLDEIIFYGKSVVNGVKRALVVVDMPFGTCSGNPNKSLKSAIRIMKETGADSLKIEGGEEIAADMQKIINAGIPVMGHLGLMPQSINKYGGYGVRAKADAEAEKLKKDALLLQELGCYSITLEKIPASLAQEVATTLHVPVIGIGAGAGADGQVLVVHDMLGMNKGFNPRFVRQYADLHTVINSAVRQYVDDVKTSDFPNIQESY comes from the coding sequence ATGTCCGCTAGCACTGAGAGTGATAAAAGGAAAGTAACTGTACAGACATTTCAGAAAATGAAGGAGCGTGGTGAGAAGATCTCAATGCTGACCGCGTACGATTACACGATGGCGAGCATCCTAGACCAGGCTGGGTTGGATGCTATTTTAGTGGGAGATTCAGCATCGAACGTCATGGCAGGAAACAAAACTACGCTGCCTCTCACCTTAGACGAGATAATATTTTATGGCAAATCCGTTGTCAATGGGGTAAAAAGGGCATTAGTCGTTGTAGACATGCCATTCGGCACGTGCAGCGGAAATCCGAATAAATCCTTGAAATCAGCCATAAGGATCATGAAGGAGACAGGCGCTGATAGCCTGAAGATTGAAGGAGGGGAGGAAATCGCAGCGGATATGCAAAAGATTATCAATGCCGGCATTCCTGTGATGGGGCACCTGGGCCTGATGCCGCAGTCCATCAACAAATATGGGGGGTATGGCGTTCGCGCAAAAGCTGATGCAGAAGCAGAAAAGCTGAAGAAAGACGCGCTTCTTTTACAGGAACTAGGATGCTATTCCATAACTTTGGAAAAGATTCCTGCATCCCTTGCGCAGGAGGTGGCCACAACCTTACACGTTCCTGTCATCGGAATTGGGGCAGGTGCTGGTGCTGATGGGCAAGTGCTTGTTGTCCATGATATGCTGGGGATGAACAAAGGCTTTAACCCAAGGTTCGTAAGGCAATATGCAGACCTGCACACTGTCATAAACAGTGCCGTCAGACAATATGTTGACGATGTGAAAACCTCAGACTTCCCTAACATACAAGAGAGCTACTGA
- a CDS encoding alpha/beta hydrolase, protein MNHTPEKESVITSDNFTLHYLVREPKIKSSKSRAIVLLHGVGSNEQDLFNLADHLSDEFYIISARGTFPLGPVRFAWYNVDFSTGKPVIDAEQELSSRKVISEFLAQVKQKYSLQEVYLGGFSQGAIMSYSIGLTHPKEVDGVIAFSGRILENIQSTIIKNEELHRLRVFVAHGVQDGTLPIHYARQAKALLQNLGVPLTYHEYNMGHQINSEVLMDLDAWLKGE, encoded by the coding sequence ATGAATCATACACCCGAGAAAGAAAGCGTCATAACATCTGACAACTTTACCCTGCACTATCTTGTGCGGGAACCAAAAATTAAATCTTCAAAGAGCAGGGCTATTGTTCTGTTACACGGTGTAGGTAGCAATGAGCAGGATCTGTTTAACCTTGCAGACCACTTATCTGATGAGTTCTACATTATTTCAGCCCGTGGCACATTTCCCCTGGGCCCTGTAAGATTTGCCTGGTACAACGTGGATTTTTCAACAGGTAAACCAGTCATTGATGCAGAGCAGGAACTATCCAGCAGAAAAGTAATCAGCGAGTTTTTAGCGCAGGTTAAACAAAAGTACAGTCTTCAGGAAGTTTATCTCGGTGGATTCAGTCAGGGGGCCATCATGAGTTACAGTATTGGATTGACCCACCCGAAGGAGGTGGATGGAGTGATAGCCTTTAGCGGAAGGATTCTGGAGAACATTCAATCCACAATTATCAAGAACGAAGAACTGCACCGCTTGAGGGTATTTGTTGCCCACGGGGTTCAGGATGGGACATTGCCTATTCACTACGCAAGACAAGCAAAAGCACTCCTTCAGAACCTGGGTGTGCCGTTAACTTATCATGAATATAACATGGGACATCAGATTAACAGTGAGGTATTGATGGACTTGGATGCGTGGCTTAAGGGTGAGTAG
- the ygiD gene encoding 4,5-DOPA dioxygenase extradiol, producing the protein MTTLTAFNRFTDSLGEQEQLMPVLFIGHGSPMNGILDNEFSQYWTKLAREIPTPKAVLVVSAHWLSKGTRITAMDFPKTIHDFGGFPQELFDVQYKAPGSPELAKETASIIKSTAVELDHDWGLDHGAWTIIRHMYPEANIPVLQLSIDYTKGPQYHYDLSKELAGLRKKGVLIVGSGNMVHNLRMVDWSKINEPEYGFDWAVQINSTFKDLISKGQHDKLIKYEQLGREAQLAIPTPEHYWPLMYTLGLKDSKDDVSFFNDRVVGGSLTMTSVKIG; encoded by the coding sequence ATGACTACATTAACCGCTTTCAATAGATTTACAGACAGCCTGGGTGAGCAGGAGCAGTTGATGCCGGTTCTATTTATAGGCCATGGCTCACCCATGAATGGCATTTTGGATAACGAGTTCAGTCAGTACTGGACAAAACTGGCAAGAGAGATCCCAACACCTAAAGCAGTGCTGGTGGTATCTGCCCATTGGCTCAGCAAAGGTACCCGTATTACAGCAATGGATTTCCCAAAGACCATCCATGACTTCGGTGGCTTTCCGCAGGAGTTGTTCGATGTGCAGTACAAGGCACCGGGTAGCCCTGAACTAGCCAAGGAAACGGCATCCATTATCAAGTCTACTGCAGTAGAACTGGACCATGACTGGGGCCTTGATCACGGTGCCTGGACGATTATCCGACACATGTACCCTGAAGCCAACATCCCTGTACTGCAGCTTAGCATTGACTATACCAAAGGGCCGCAATACCACTATGACCTGTCGAAAGAACTGGCAGGCCTACGCAAGAAAGGAGTGCTAATTGTGGGCAGCGGCAACATGGTGCACAACCTGCGCATGGTAGACTGGAGTAAAATCAACGAACCGGAATACGGCTTTGACTGGGCAGTGCAGATAAACAGCACTTTTAAAGACTTGATCAGTAAAGGACAACATGATAAACTGATTAAGTATGAACAGTTGGGCCGTGAGGCGCAGCTTGCCATCCCTACACCTGAACACTACTGGCCATTGATGTATACACTGGGTTTGAAGGATAGCAAAGATGACGTCTCTTTCTTCAACGACAGAGTGGTGGGAGGTTCGCTAACCATGACATCTGTAAAAATTGGATAA
- a CDS encoding DoxX family protein gives MKKLINVYQSANNIDVALLIARVGIATLMLTHGWPKLEMLLSDAPVQFPALFGLSATGALLLAVFAEVVCSLLILVGLGTRLAAIPLIITMLVAVFLVHGADPFAKQEPGLLYLLPYTVLLLTGSGKYSLDYLLLQKVLRSTYVRTLSIQ, from the coding sequence ATGAAAAAGCTTATAAATGTGTACCAGAGTGCCAACAATATTGACGTGGCGCTTCTGATAGCTCGGGTTGGTATTGCCACCCTGATGCTTACACACGGTTGGCCGAAGCTGGAAATGCTATTATCTGACGCGCCGGTTCAGTTTCCTGCCCTGTTCGGCCTAAGTGCTACTGGCGCACTGCTGTTAGCCGTATTCGCCGAGGTGGTTTGTTCACTGCTGATTCTGGTGGGGCTTGGTACAAGGCTGGCAGCCATTCCTTTGATTATCACCATGCTGGTGGCAGTTTTCCTGGTGCATGGCGCAGATCCTTTTGCGAAGCAAGAGCCGGGACTTCTATACCTGTTGCCTTACACTGTGCTACTCCTCACAGGAAGCGGAAAGTATTCATTAGATTATCTGCTCCTGCAAAAGGTACTGCGGTCGACTTACGTCAGAACCCTCTCAATACAGTAG
- a CDS encoding YceI family protein — protein MKKLLVIVFAFFSLSAFTTLNGVWTNDDAHSQLGFTVNHLGIADVSGTFNDFDVKITSAKPDFSDAVVELTAKTASIDTRVGDRDAHLKSPDFFNVEKYPTMDFKSTSVKKAGKNNFKLNGNLTLAGVTKPVTLDMIYNGSVENPMSKKQTAGFQVTGTIKRSDFNLGSSFPAPMISDEVRIKADGEFIQ, from the coding sequence ATGAAAAAGTTATTAGTAATTGTATTCGCATTCTTTTCTCTGTCGGCTTTCACTACCCTGAACGGGGTATGGACGAACGATGACGCCCACTCGCAGCTTGGCTTTACGGTGAACCACCTGGGCATTGCCGATGTGTCGGGCACGTTCAATGACTTCGATGTAAAAATTACCTCCGCTAAGCCGGATTTCAGTGATGCTGTGGTGGAGCTGACCGCAAAAACAGCCTCTATTGACACCAGAGTAGGAGACCGTGACGCTCACCTGAAGAGCCCGGATTTTTTTAATGTAGAAAAATACCCGACCATGGACTTTAAAAGCACTTCTGTAAAGAAGGCAGGCAAGAATAACTTTAAGCTTAACGGCAACCTAACCCTAGCTGGTGTAACTAAGCCTGTAACCTTAGATATGATCTACAATGGCTCGGTAGAAAACCCGATGAGCAAGAAGCAAACGGCAGGTTTCCAGGTAACGGGTACTATCAAGCGCTCCGACTTTAACCTAGGCAGTAGCTTCCCAGCCCCTATGATCAGCGACGAGGTACGCATCAAAGCGGACGGCGAGTTTATCCAGTAA
- a CDS encoding NADPH-dependent F420 reductase → MKTMQTIAIIGASGNMGSAISKSLAKGNYRLLLCANELDKVQAVVDEIKVNNPAAEVEAIDCTREASWEADIIIAAVPYAAEQEVAEKIREVANQKIVISIANPLNDTYDGLVTAPDSSAAEELQKLLPNSKVVKAFNTTFAADFSTPVIDGKQADAFVAGEDEAAVQTVAELVSTAGFNPIVAGGLAVSGTLERMQLLLIQLNMKYGYNWLAGWKILHQ, encoded by the coding sequence ATGAAGACAATGCAAACAATAGCCATTATAGGAGCATCCGGTAACATGGGCTCCGCTATATCGAAAAGCCTTGCGAAGGGCAACTATAGACTACTTCTTTGTGCAAACGAATTAGACAAAGTACAGGCTGTAGTAGACGAAATCAAAGTAAACAATCCAGCTGCGGAAGTAGAAGCAATAGATTGCACCAGAGAAGCTTCTTGGGAAGCAGACATTATCATTGCCGCTGTTCCCTATGCAGCAGAACAAGAAGTAGCCGAAAAGATAAGGGAAGTTGCCAACCAGAAGATCGTCATTAGTATCGCCAACCCGCTTAATGATACATATGACGGCTTGGTGACAGCGCCTGACTCCAGTGCGGCAGAAGAACTGCAAAAGCTGCTGCCCAACTCCAAAGTGGTAAAAGCATTCAACACCACCTTTGCTGCCGACTTCTCTACACCTGTCATAGATGGCAAGCAAGCCGACGCCTTTGTCGCTGGAGAGGATGAAGCGGCCGTCCAAACCGTTGCTGAACTGGTTAGCACAGCGGGTTTCAATCCGATTGTTGCGGGAGGGCTGGCTGTAAGCGGCACATTGGAGCGCATGCAGCTGCTGCTTATTCAACTGAACATGAAGTACGGTTATAACTGGCTCGCCGGCTGGAAGATCCTGCACCAATAA
- a CDS encoding Crp/Fnr family transcriptional regulator, which produces MYELFFQKFNEKVPLTPEEQEQIKAYLTPKKLRKRQYLLQEGDVCKSIAFVEEGALRAYTVDENNNEHIVQFAIEGWTISDLFSFLTAEPATYNIEALEDAVLVLITRAAHEELLKTQPKYETYMRLLITGAYIALQRRLTSNISLPAEERYTRFTETYPDIAQRVPQHMIASYMGLTPETLSRVRKKIADRR; this is translated from the coding sequence ATGTACGAATTGTTCTTTCAGAAATTCAACGAGAAAGTGCCACTAACTCCAGAAGAGCAGGAGCAAATAAAGGCATACCTGACACCTAAAAAGCTGCGCAAAAGGCAGTACCTCTTACAGGAGGGAGATGTGTGCAAATCCATTGCCTTTGTAGAGGAAGGGGCATTACGCGCCTATACTGTAGACGAGAATAACAACGAGCACATTGTACAGTTTGCCATAGAAGGCTGGACAATCTCAGATCTGTTCAGCTTCCTGACCGCTGAGCCCGCCACCTATAACATAGAAGCCCTGGAAGATGCCGTGCTGGTGCTGATAACCCGGGCTGCGCATGAAGAGCTTTTGAAAACTCAACCTAAATACGAAACGTACATGCGCCTACTCATTACAGGTGCTTACATTGCTTTGCAACGGCGACTGACCTCCAATATCAGTCTTCCGGCCGAAGAACGCTACACCCGTTTTACAGAAACCTACCCCGACATTGCCCAGCGCGTGCCGCAGCACATGATCGCCTCTTATATGGGGCTGACACCTGAAACCCTGAGTCGGGTCCGTAAGAAGATAGCCGACCGCAGGTAA
- a CDS encoding NAD(P)-dependent alcohol dehydrogenase — MKIKAAVAHDVGEALKIEEVELTEPGPDEVLVKIVATGICHTDAESIRGRGAPFPVVLGHEGAGIVEKVGAGITNIQPGDHVVLSYSYCGECSQCLTGHQNLCQRTVELNFGGKSKDGSHHIHQHNHALSTFFGQSSFATYAVANKNNVVKVDKDVDLALLGPLGCGIQTGSGTVMNTLRPEPGSSIAIYGGGAVGLSAVMAAKIMGLKHIIVVDLHQNRLDLALELGATHALNGKEVDVVKEIKRITEGGVHYGIETTGATSVIIQSIHALRVSGIVSIVGMGGDVTLNFTNDLLMEGKKVMGTVQGDSIPQIHIPKLIQYYKEGKFPFDKLVKFYDFEDINAAFEASKSGETLKPVVRIAK; from the coding sequence ATGAAAATTAAAGCAGCAGTCGCACATGATGTAGGCGAAGCATTGAAAATTGAAGAAGTAGAGTTAACAGAACCCGGGCCTGATGAAGTACTGGTAAAAATAGTGGCTACAGGTATCTGCCATACTGACGCAGAATCTATCAGAGGAAGAGGGGCTCCGTTCCCAGTCGTATTAGGACATGAGGGGGCCGGTATAGTAGAGAAAGTTGGCGCTGGCATTACAAACATACAGCCTGGCGACCACGTTGTCCTTTCTTATTCCTATTGCGGCGAGTGCTCCCAGTGCCTGACGGGGCACCAGAATCTATGCCAGAGAACGGTAGAACTCAATTTCGGTGGTAAATCTAAAGATGGTTCTCATCATATCCACCAACATAATCACGCACTTTCCACTTTTTTTGGGCAATCTTCTTTCGCAACGTATGCTGTGGCCAATAAAAATAATGTTGTTAAAGTGGATAAGGACGTTGATTTGGCGCTATTAGGACCGTTAGGTTGCGGCATCCAGACGGGGAGTGGCACGGTCATGAATACGCTGCGTCCTGAGCCAGGTAGCTCAATTGCTATTTATGGAGGTGGAGCAGTGGGTTTGAGTGCGGTGATGGCAGCCAAAATCATGGGTTTGAAGCATATTATTGTTGTCGATTTACACCAAAACCGGTTAGACCTTGCTTTGGAACTCGGTGCAACGCATGCCTTGAACGGCAAGGAAGTAGATGTTGTAAAAGAAATTAAGAGGATTACAGAGGGAGGTGTCCACTATGGAATTGAAACAACGGGTGCCACCTCGGTCATCATTCAATCGATCCATGCGCTACGCGTTTCAGGGATAGTTTCCATCGTAGGTATGGGAGGCGATGTGACGCTAAACTTCACAAATGACTTATTGATGGAAGGGAAAAAAGTGATGGGCACGGTACAGGGGGATTCCATTCCCCAGATACACATCCCTAAATTAATTCAGTACTATAAAGAGGGGAAGTTCCCCTTCGACAAGCTGGTCAAATTCTATGACTTTGAGGACATCAACGCAGCTTTTGAAGCATCAAAATCTGGTGAAACACTTAAGCCTGTTGTAAGGATAGCGAAATAA
- a CDS encoding putative quinol monooxygenase translates to MLYIIGIIKIQSEAIETLLALFEPLVSATRLEPGCHRYEVHRTTSDPAVFIMMEEFQSEEDFQAHSQSEHFQKFASSIQPLLAEPLQIYITQQIF, encoded by the coding sequence ATGCTTTATATCATAGGAATCATCAAAATACAATCCGAAGCCATTGAGACCCTCTTGGCCCTATTTGAACCCTTAGTTTCCGCCACCCGGCTTGAGCCAGGCTGTCATCGTTATGAGGTACATCGTACAACTTCCGATCCAGCTGTTTTCATTATGATGGAAGAATTTCAATCTGAAGAAGACTTCCAGGCGCATAGCCAATCGGAGCATTTCCAGAAGTTTGCCTCCAGCATCCAGCCATTATTGGCTGAACCGTTGCAGATCTATATCACTCAACAAATTTTTTAG